Proteins encoded together in one Thermoplasmatales archaeon BRNA1 window:
- a CDS encoding ABC-type multidrug transport system, ATPase component has product MSVGSMPGNIIDAEHITVRFGDFTAVDDIEVHVGDGEIFGFLGPNGAGKTTTVKVLTTMRKPTAGTISIGGNLASENPLSVRSLIGVVQQHIALDMDISVRENIISRATLHKVPKPLIKERMKDLCDAIGLTDYLDKTARDLSGGWKRKTAIVCALMHEPKILFLDEPTAGLDTQSRHMLWDVIRLLNKRGTTVFITTHYMDEAETLCDRVAIISHGKIEHVGTPREMCDSLGAYCVEYDGESGTRSYRFFSDRAEAKAFYETVETSNGILRGTHLEDVFLEETGRTNVKAIEKVLRI; this is encoded by the coding sequence ATGAGCGTGGGATCCATGCCTGGGAACATCATCGATGCGGAGCACATCACCGTCCGCTTCGGCGATTTCACGGCAGTGGACGACATCGAGGTCCACGTGGGCGACGGGGAGATTTTCGGTTTCCTCGGTCCCAACGGAGCAGGCAAGACGACCACGGTCAAGGTCCTCACTACGATGAGGAAACCGACTGCTGGCACAATTTCCATCGGAGGCAATCTCGCCTCCGAAAACCCCCTTTCCGTCAGATCGCTCATCGGTGTCGTGCAGCAGCATATCGCCCTCGACATGGATATCTCCGTGAGGGAGAACATCATCAGCAGGGCGACGCTCCACAAGGTCCCGAAGCCCCTTATCAAGGAGAGGATGAAGGATCTCTGCGATGCCATCGGTCTCACCGATTATCTAGATAAGACCGCCCGCGACCTCTCCGGCGGATGGAAGAGGAAGACCGCTATCGTGTGTGCCCTCATGCATGAGCCGAAGATCCTCTTCCTGGACGAGCCCACCGCGGGACTGGACACCCAGTCGCGCCATATGCTCTGGGACGTCATCCGTCTGCTGAACAAACGCGGAACCACGGTCTTCATCACCACCCACTACATGGACGAGGCCGAGACCCTCTGCGACCGTGTGGCTATCATCAGCCATGGAAAGATCGAGCATGTCGGCACCCCCAGGGAGATGTGCGACAGCCTCGGCGCATACTGCGTGGAATACGACGGCGAGAGCGGCACCAGGTCGTACCGCTTCTTCTCCGACCGTGCGGAGGCCAAGGCATTCTACGAGACCGTGGAGACCAGCAACGGCATCCTCCGCGGGACCCACCTCGAGGACGTGTTCCTGGAGGAGACCGGCAGGACCAATGTGAAAGCAATCGAGAAGGTGCTGAGGATATGA
- a CDS encoding precorrin-8X methylmutase, giving the protein MATIVKELNGRTWPEPEFSIVKRCIHTSADFDYADNLVFGLDAANRGVELLKNGADVITDTKMAMAGINKNALAKHGGEAFCFVSDPDVVDEAKARGCTRSTVAVEKASKHAKPTIYVCGNAPTALIEIDKLVREGKYKPAMIVGVPVGFVNVVESKELIIKTAEEFGIPYIVAKGRKGGSNIGATIINAMLYTMGR; this is encoded by the coding sequence ATGGCCACCATCGTGAAGGAACTCAACGGCCGTACCTGGCCGGAGCCCGAGTTCTCCATCGTGAAGAGGTGCATCCACACCTCTGCGGACTTCGACTATGCAGACAACCTCGTTTTCGGCCTGGATGCCGCCAACAGGGGAGTCGAGCTTCTGAAGAACGGAGCGGACGTGATTACGGATACCAAGATGGCGATGGCAGGCATCAACAAGAACGCCCTTGCCAAGCACGGCGGGGAGGCATTCTGCTTCGTAAGCGATCCCGATGTGGTCGATGAGGCCAAGGCCAGGGGATGCACCCGTTCCACCGTCGCCGTCGAAAAGGCTTCCAAGCACGCGAAGCCCACCATCTACGTCTGCGGAAACGCCCCCACCGCTCTCATCGAGATCGACAAGCTGGTCCGCGAGGGCAAGTACAAGCCCGCGATGATAGTCGGCGTCCCCGTCGGATTCGTCAACGTCGTGGAGTCCAAGGAGCTCATCATCAAGACCGCCGAGGAGTTCGGCATCCCCTACATCGTCGCCAAGGGACGCAAGGGAGGCAGCAACATCGGCGCCACCATCATCAACGCAATGCTCTACACCATGGGCAGATGA
- a CDS encoding ABC-2 type transporter: protein MSVIGDIGRVAMSDMFYLKRNILILLSTSVITPLLYLIAFGWGLGDGIEETIDGKTFTYIAYMIPGVVSLTTLTSSFSTVANKLLVQKRFYESFDELMLCPISKTSIIVGKSLLGMIKGMLCAGIMLVLGYFLTDDLEINALLILCMLLSSFTFAFLAVAAGMLMPDLPYMNLFNSFIILPMTFLCGTMFPTDKMPGVAKAIIDYLPLTQASSCIRASALGLEFPWVSAAILFVWLLIFYVLGRYALKVAN from the coding sequence ATGAGCGTCATAGGGGACATCGGAAGGGTCGCGATGAGCGACATGTTCTACCTCAAGAGGAACATCCTCATCCTCCTATCCACATCGGTCATCACCCCTCTGCTGTACCTCATAGCCTTCGGATGGGGGCTGGGGGACGGCATAGAGGAGACCATCGACGGGAAGACGTTCACCTACATCGCCTACATGATCCCGGGAGTGGTCTCGCTGACCACCCTGACATCGTCCTTCTCCACAGTGGCGAACAAGCTGCTGGTCCAGAAGAGGTTCTACGAGAGCTTCGACGAGTTGATGCTCTGCCCCATATCGAAGACCAGTATCATCGTGGGGAAATCGCTCCTGGGCATGATCAAGGGGATGCTCTGTGCAGGCATCATGTTGGTTCTGGGTTACTTCCTGACGGACGATCTGGAGATCAACGCCCTCCTGATCCTCTGCATGCTGCTGTCCAGCTTCACCTTCGCCTTCCTCGCGGTGGCAGCAGGAATGCTCATGCCCGACCTGCCCTACATGAACCTGTTCAACAGCTTCATCATCCTGCCGATGACCTTCCTCTGCGGAACCATGTTCCCCACGGACAAGATGCCGGGAGTGGCGAAGGCAATCATCGATTATCTTCCGCTGACTCAGGCATCGTCCTGCATAAGGGCATCCGCACTGGGGCTGGAATTCCCGTGGGTAAGCGCAGCGATACTGTTCGTCTGGCTGCTGATCTTCTACGTGCTGGGCCGCTATGCCTTGAAAGTCGCAAATTGA
- a CDS encoding ABC-type cobalamin/Fe3+-siderophores transport systems, ATPase component, protein MTSLRFENVYFEYNSKAKILRDINLSIDRPGLICIIGPNGVGKSTLVKCINRLLTPTEGNVLIDDKPISEYRTRDLATVVGYVPAFSTDDFAMSVVDTVMMGRHPYRRMGSTREDLHIVYEVLKELGITHLAMRNFDELSAGQHQKVSLARGLAQSPDILILDEPTANLDIKHQVEVTRLMRDISHEKNITTVMISHDLNVSCKYADEVIVMSSPGIIYKIGTPSEVMTPELVKYVYGMNCLIVDDNGRPHVILQEPIPEEEFRALHSTDPEITRSESDD, encoded by the coding sequence ATGACCTCGCTCCGCTTCGAGAACGTGTATTTCGAATACAACAGCAAAGCGAAGATCCTCCGCGACATCAACCTCTCCATCGACAGGCCCGGGCTGATATGCATCATAGGGCCCAACGGAGTGGGGAAATCCACTCTCGTCAAATGCATCAACAGGCTCCTCACACCGACCGAGGGCAACGTCCTGATCGACGATAAACCGATATCGGAATACCGTACGAGGGATCTCGCCACCGTTGTCGGATATGTGCCAGCGTTCTCTACCGATGACTTCGCCATGTCCGTTGTCGACACCGTCATGATGGGCAGGCACCCATACCGCCGCATGGGTTCCACAAGGGAGGACCTCCACATCGTGTACGAGGTCCTGAAAGAGTTGGGGATCACTCACCTTGCCATGCGCAACTTCGATGAACTCTCGGCGGGACAGCACCAGAAGGTATCGCTCGCCAGAGGTCTGGCACAGAGTCCGGACATCCTCATCCTCGACGAACCCACCGCCAATCTGGATATCAAACACCAGGTGGAGGTCACCCGTCTGATGAGGGACATCTCCCACGAGAAGAACATCACCACCGTAATGATCAGCCACGACCTCAACGTCTCGTGCAAATACGCCGACGAGGTCATTGTCATGTCCTCCCCGGGGATCATCTACAAGATCGGCACGCCTTCGGAGGTCATGACCCCCGAACTCGTCAAGTACGTGTACGGCATGAATTGTCTCATAGTGGATGACAACGGCCGCCCCCACGTAATCCTTCAGGAGCCCATACCTGAAGAGGAGTTCAGGGCGCTTCATTCCACCGACCCAGAAATAACCCGGAGCGAATCAGATGACTGA
- a CDS encoding TPR repeat protein, SEL1 subfamily translates to MMDVPQESSSREKETLKRHIAARKAYESGKQDLSEEKEMLRKNSDDPASMVLLGVILINGGPEEKSEAVRLFEEAGKLGNSSGYRNLGYCYAVGLGVEKDKAKGAEIYALSADMGNGGAMCNLGVMYSFGNGVEQDDEKAFQCYLASAEKGYQRGMTNLGEYYLWGRGTLKDVAQAEKWFHNSGSARADYRLAEIYLDEPDWKDPEIGNAYLERACEKKYSRAMVRYGETIEAADREKAISLYNEAASKGNKDAISKLESMGLPVPESMFGRKKKSD, encoded by the coding sequence ATGATGGATGTTCCCCAGGAATCCAGTTCGCGCGAGAAAGAGACCCTCAAACGCCACATCGCGGCAAGGAAGGCATACGAGTCTGGAAAGCAGGACCTGTCCGAAGAGAAGGAGATGCTCCGCAAGAACTCGGATGACCCCGCATCCATGGTGCTTCTGGGTGTGATCCTCATCAACGGGGGTCCCGAGGAGAAATCGGAAGCCGTCAGGCTCTTCGAGGAGGCCGGGAAACTCGGCAACTCCTCCGGTTACAGGAACCTCGGATACTGCTACGCGGTCGGACTGGGAGTGGAGAAGGACAAAGCCAAGGGCGCGGAGATCTACGCCCTGTCCGCCGACATGGGGAACGGCGGCGCCATGTGCAACCTCGGGGTGATGTATTCATTCGGGAACGGAGTGGAACAGGACGACGAGAAGGCGTTCCAGTGCTATCTCGCATCCGCCGAGAAGGGCTATCAGAGGGGGATGACCAACCTCGGAGAGTACTATCTCTGGGGGAGAGGCACTCTCAAGGATGTCGCCCAGGCCGAGAAATGGTTCCACAATTCCGGCAGCGCGAGGGCGGATTACCGCCTTGCGGAGATCTATCTGGACGAACCGGACTGGAAAGACCCAGAGATCGGAAACGCATACCTCGAGAGAGCCTGCGAGAAGAAATACTCCAGGGCCATGGTTCGCTACGGCGAGACCATCGAGGCCGCCGACCGCGAGAAGGCGATCTCGCTGTACAACGAGGCCGCATCCAAGGGGAATAAGGACGCCATCAGCAAACTGGAGTCCATGGGGCTGCCAGTTCCCGAGTCCATGTTCGGAAGGAAGAAGAAGTCCGACTGA
- a CDS encoding ABC-type Fe3+-hydroxamate transport system, periplasmic component, producing the protein MASMKIIAIVVVAAVVVAGGAAAVFMLNNDDYYSDNSDCRLQILGNADKNDYLDSKDVDKINELIENKQYDLMADANHDDKVDAADAEFVKKLIDLKKSNTGKAAADKEKVTVYYITVDNKVQPATYPVNKMIIVNTQRALDLCINLGITDRIVALNDYIFDQAINVDTIKYKGFSSYPSVGDRKEPNLETITKTDADTIFAGTTGTYMKNISASAATYGEKTVLRLATWERGEFCSGALTLGFFTDADDNAQKYVKWNDKINEVTSDALAKVNTKATKMLNASSATWFGAQSDGVSTALTATGVTNIGNDIIVKTTGSGGSVTTYKENIVKANPSVIVLSYTVGYNWTQEQMDDKFNGIVTTMKGSIGATTAITNNNVCWLNYYMPFCLITMVGAKLMFPDAMSDVNVDKYIQEYLKDYCSNITDYTYNSAHFYRVAATA; encoded by the coding sequence ATGGCAAGCATGAAAATTATCGCGATCGTTGTTGTCGCTGCAGTCGTAGTAGCCGGCGGTGCCGCCGCAGTCTTCATGCTGAATAATGATGATTATTATTCAGACAACTCCGACTGCAGGCTCCAGATTCTCGGAAACGCCGATAAGAACGACTATCTCGACAGCAAAGACGTTGACAAGATCAACGAACTGATTGAGAACAAACAGTATGACCTTATGGCTGACGCCAACCACGACGACAAGGTCGATGCCGCGGATGCGGAATTCGTCAAGAAACTCATCGACCTGAAGAAGTCCAATACAGGCAAGGCCGCTGCCGACAAGGAGAAGGTCACCGTCTACTACATCACCGTGGACAACAAGGTCCAGCCCGCAACCTACCCTGTCAACAAGATGATCATCGTCAACACCCAGAGGGCACTCGATCTCTGCATCAACCTCGGAATCACCGACAGGATCGTCGCACTCAACGACTACATCTTCGATCAGGCGATCAACGTAGACACCATCAAGTACAAGGGATTCTCCAGCTACCCCTCTGTCGGAGACAGGAAGGAGCCCAATCTCGAGACCATCACCAAGACCGATGCCGACACAATCTTCGCCGGAACCACTGGAACCTACATGAAGAACATCAGTGCCTCGGCCGCTACCTACGGGGAGAAGACCGTTCTCCGCCTCGCCACCTGGGAGAGGGGAGAATTCTGCAGCGGTGCGCTCACCCTCGGATTCTTCACCGATGCCGACGACAACGCCCAGAAGTACGTCAAGTGGAACGACAAGATCAACGAGGTTACTTCCGATGCCCTCGCAAAGGTCAACACGAAGGCAACCAAGATGCTCAACGCCTCCAGCGCCACCTGGTTCGGTGCTCAGTCCGACGGAGTGTCTACCGCACTCACCGCGACCGGAGTTACCAACATCGGAAACGACATCATCGTTAAGACCACCGGAAGCGGAGGATCCGTAACCACGTACAAGGAGAACATCGTGAAGGCTAACCCCAGCGTCATCGTCCTCTCGTACACCGTCGGTTACAACTGGACCCAGGAGCAGATGGATGACAAGTTCAACGGCATCGTGACTACCATGAAGGGAAGCATCGGTGCAACCACGGCCATCACCAACAACAATGTCTGCTGGCTGAACTACTACATGCCCTTCTGCCTGATTACCATGGTTGGAGCCAAGCTGATGTTCCCGGATGCCATGTCCGATGTCAACGTGGACAAGTACATCCAGGAGTACCTGAAGGACTACTGCTCGAACATTACCGACTACACCTACAACTCCGCGCACTTCTACCGCGTTGCGGCAACTGCGTGA
- a CDS encoding ABC-type cobalamin/Fe3+-siderophores transport systems, ATPase component produces the protein MTSLSTKGLRYLYDKHIVLDGIDLDIREGEVLGILGPNGCGKTTLLRNLNKNLSPYGGCVMLDGSDMEDISKRDVAKTVAVVPQTNEIRFSFTVREIVSMGRMPFQGLMSGESREDRDIIEEAMRKTGVDRFADRRINTMSGGERQRAIIARAIAQKPKILLMDEPTLHLDVSMQFDALNLVYRLSKEEGLTVVIVSHDLSMVARYCDRILMIKDHKVHSIGTPEEVLTPESMREVFNVDAELIFDGKIGKRTVLLHDSLNRI, from the coding sequence TTGACCTCACTCAGTACCAAAGGCCTGCGTTACCTGTATGACAAGCACATCGTCCTAGACGGGATAGACCTCGACATCAGGGAGGGGGAGGTCCTCGGCATACTCGGACCCAACGGATGCGGGAAGACCACCCTTCTCCGCAACCTCAACAAGAACCTCTCCCCCTACGGCGGATGCGTCATGCTGGACGGTTCCGACATGGAGGACATCTCGAAGAGGGATGTCGCCAAGACCGTCGCCGTCGTCCCCCAGACCAACGAGATCCGGTTCTCGTTCACCGTCAGGGAGATAGTCTCCATGGGCAGGATGCCGTTCCAGGGGCTGATGTCCGGCGAGTCTAGAGAGGACCGCGACATAATCGAGGAGGCCATGAGGAAGACCGGTGTGGACAGGTTCGCCGACCGCCGCATCAACACCATGAGCGGGGGCGAGAGGCAGAGGGCTATCATCGCCCGTGCAATCGCCCAGAAACCGAAGATCCTCCTCATGGACGAACCCACGCTCCATCTCGACGTGAGCATGCAGTTCGATGCCCTCAACCTCGTCTACAGACTCTCCAAAGAGGAAGGGCTTACCGTGGTCATCGTCTCCCACGACCTATCCATGGTCGCAAGATACTGCGACAGGATCCTGATGATCAAGGACCACAAGGTCCACTCCATCGGCACACCCGAGGAGGTCCTCACCCCCGAGAGCATGAGGGAGGTCTTCAACGTCGATGCGGAGCTCATCTTCGACGGGAAGATTGGCAAGAGGACGGTTCTCCTGCACGATTCCCTCAACCGCATATGA
- a CDS encoding ABC-type Fe3+-siderophore transport system, permease component: MAKMFCKKEKQETEFTPESIDRVLDEEEFNAIYGHSIYKKLLFIAICVASFILVSGISMTIGEYDIGFFESYVIAWNHLFGDVGDTTKDFVIWEIRLPRIIAGIISGVGLATCGAVMQSTMKNPLADPYTTGISSGASFGATLAIILGLTIIAGDYAIVLNAFIFALIPMALIMLISSIRKTTATMIILCGIAVMYLFNAMTTVMMLMANPNDLAAVYSWQVGTLGSSSWNTIPIMFTFVLVGFVILELLSSKINVLASGDENAKSLGLNAEQLRLICLLVVSLVAASVVSFTGIIGFVGLVCPHMCRMILGSDNRYLIPASGALGATLMVACDLIGRTIIAPSVLQVGVVTAFIGGPMFLWLLLRQKKEVW; encoded by the coding sequence TTGGCCAAGATGTTTTGCAAAAAGGAAAAACAGGAAACCGAATTCACTCCGGAGTCCATAGATAGGGTTCTCGACGAAGAAGAGTTCAATGCCATCTACGGCCACTCCATTTACAAGAAACTGCTTTTTATCGCCATATGCGTCGCTTCGTTCATACTGGTGTCGGGAATCTCGATGACCATCGGGGAGTACGACATCGGCTTCTTCGAATCGTACGTCATCGCCTGGAACCATCTCTTCGGAGATGTTGGAGACACCACCAAGGACTTTGTAATCTGGGAGATCAGACTGCCCCGCATAATTGCGGGGATAATATCCGGTGTCGGCCTAGCTACCTGCGGTGCCGTCATGCAGAGCACCATGAAGAACCCGCTCGCGGACCCGTATACGACCGGAATCTCCTCCGGAGCGTCGTTCGGTGCGACCCTTGCCATCATCCTCGGGCTGACCATCATCGCAGGCGATTACGCCATCGTCCTGAACGCGTTCATATTCGCACTCATACCGATGGCACTCATCATGCTCATCTCAAGCATAAGGAAGACGACTGCCACGATGATCATCCTGTGCGGAATTGCGGTCATGTATCTCTTCAACGCCATGACCACCGTCATGATGCTGATGGCCAACCCTAACGATCTTGCTGCCGTATATTCATGGCAGGTGGGTACGCTCGGCAGTTCCTCCTGGAACACCATTCCTATAATGTTCACTTTCGTTCTCGTAGGATTCGTCATCCTCGAGCTCCTTTCGAGCAAAATCAACGTTCTGGCCTCCGGAGATGAAAACGCAAAGTCGCTGGGTCTCAACGCTGAACAGCTCCGTCTCATATGTCTGTTAGTCGTGTCGCTGGTCGCTGCGTCTGTTGTCAGCTTCACCGGAATCATCGGTTTCGTCGGACTCGTCTGTCCCCACATGTGCCGCATGATACTGGGGTCCGATAACAGGTACCTGATCCCCGCATCGGGCGCCCTCGGTGCCACACTCATGGTGGCCTGCGACCTCATCGGAAGGACGATCATAGCCCCCTCCGTCCTCCAGGTCGGAGTGGTGACCGCGTTCATCGGAGGTCCGATGTTCCTCTGGCTGCTGCTCAGACAGAAGAAGGAGGTGTGGTGA
- a CDS encoding precorrin-3 methyltransferase, with protein sequence MAGKLTVVGFGPGSYEDMTVRAVEAIKGADIVTGYTTYIKILKEFFPEKEYKATGMMKEVDRCRMAIEDALSGKNVAMVSSGDSGIYGMTGLIYQLADEMGADIEITSVAGVTAASSSAAILGAPLMHDVALISLSDLMTPIEKIMKRVELAGEGDFVIALYNPKSKGRTEYLAQAADILLKCRSPDTPVGIVRQAGRKDQGSTITTLGKLKEADVDMFCTVVIGNSQSYAKNGLMITPRGYPVKGSEKQ encoded by the coding sequence ATGGCCGGAAAACTTACCGTTGTGGGTTTCGGACCCGGAAGCTACGAGGACATGACCGTCCGCGCCGTCGAGGCGATCAAGGGGGCGGACATCGTCACCGGATACACCACATACATCAAGATCCTCAAGGAGTTCTTCCCCGAGAAGGAGTACAAGGCCACCGGAATGATGAAGGAGGTCGACCGCTGCCGCATGGCCATCGAGGATGCGCTGTCCGGCAAGAACGTCGCGATGGTCTCCTCCGGGGACTCCGGAATCTACGGGATGACCGGACTCATCTACCAGCTCGCCGATGAGATGGGAGCCGACATAGAGATCACCTCCGTGGCCGGTGTCACCGCCGCGTCCAGCAGCGCAGCCATCCTCGGAGCGCCCCTCATGCACGATGTGGCGCTCATATCCCTTTCCGACCTCATGACCCCCATCGAGAAGATCATGAAGAGGGTCGAGCTCGCGGGAGAGGGTGATTTCGTCATCGCCCTCTACAACCCCAAGAGCAAGGGAAGGACAGAGTATCTGGCACAGGCAGCGGACATCCTCCTGAAATGCCGTTCCCCCGACACCCCCGTCGGAATCGTCAGGCAGGCAGGCAGGAAGGACCAGGGCTCCACCATCACCACCCTCGGCAAGCTCAAGGAGGCCGATGTGGACATGTTCTGCACCGTGGTGATCGGCAATTCACAGTCATACGCCAAGAACGGGCTTATGATCACTCCCCGCGGATATCCCGTGAAGGGGAGCGAAAAACAGTAA
- a CDS encoding isochorismatase family protein Amidases nicotinamidase -like protein, whose protein sequence is MTDDKGYRVPEKSERRICLIVVDLQNCFFDEDRPRTPEDDAAIGVVAKTVKAFNENSRDIFVVKHIGSHKEGPSDDRLVEEIRDLVPREFTGKFHMGAFQDTCLADLIKSKGYDSAIICGAYTEYCVMASYWSALEHDIAPFLLAGGTVPYRQEMRAHSEAICYTFTYEDAVENLTNPDVQIRVPSLAERMRRKYWYVN, encoded by the coding sequence ATGACTGACGATAAGGGATACAGAGTCCCCGAGAAATCAGAGCGCAGGATCTGCCTGATAGTGGTGGACCTCCAGAACTGCTTCTTCGACGAAGACCGCCCGAGGACGCCCGAGGACGATGCGGCCATCGGTGTTGTCGCAAAAACTGTGAAGGCGTTCAACGAGAACTCCCGCGACATATTCGTCGTCAAACACATCGGCAGCCACAAGGAAGGCCCTTCCGACGACAGGCTCGTCGAGGAGATCCGCGACCTCGTCCCCCGGGAATTCACCGGCAAGTTCCACATGGGCGCGTTCCAGGACACCTGCCTAGCCGACCTCATCAAGAGCAAGGGATACGACAGCGCGATCATCTGCGGGGCGTACACCGAGTACTGCGTCATGGCGAGCTACTGGTCCGCATTGGAGCACGATATCGCCCCCTTCCTCCTTGCGGGAGGGACCGTCCCGTACAGGCAGGAGATGAGGGCGCATTCCGAAGCGATCTGCTACACCTTCACATACGAGGATGCGGTGGAGAATCTGACTAACCCAGATGTCCAAATCAGGGTGCCTTCCCTGGCCGAGAGGATGCGCCGCAAGTACTGGTACGTGAACTGA
- a CDS encoding Ribonuclease HI codes for MRSLKCYSDGGSRGNPGPSAFAIVISENGKIIFEHSEFLGVHTNNYAEYRGLIANIRKCIELGADEAEFIMDSQLVIRQMTGEYRVKSADMVPLHNEAEELCELIPKVKFTNVRRSEQLIPRADALLNAEMDRH; via the coding sequence ATGCGTTCGCTGAAATGCTACTCCGACGGGGGATCCAGAGGCAATCCGGGCCCTTCCGCGTTCGCCATCGTGATCTCGGAGAACGGGAAGATAATCTTCGAGCATTCGGAGTTCCTCGGAGTACACACAAACAACTACGCCGAGTACCGCGGGCTGATCGCCAACATCAGGAAGTGCATCGAGCTCGGGGCGGACGAGGCGGAGTTCATAATGGACTCCCAGCTGGTCATCAGGCAGATGACCGGCGAATATAGGGTCAAGAGCGCGGACATGGTCCCTCTGCACAACGAGGCCGAGGAGCTCTGCGAACTGATACCCAAGGTGAAGTTCACCAACGTGAGGAGATCGGAGCAGCTCATCCCCCGCGCGGACGCCCTCCTCAACGCAGAGATGGACCGCCACTGA
- a CDS encoding ABC-type Fe3+-siderophore transport system, permease component, with protein MIIALTVLVAVTVVCVFLDLSWVSATKSYSFSEVFDALFGNASWSANKNVREEGLPRVTIGIFVGAGLAISGCAMQAVFKNPLASPYILGLSSGASVGAAVGMLFAISFIPVAIQVPALAFVTCFGTMMLVYTMSRIGGTIRTETLILSGVAVSSLLSALVSFLTFIAGDQLSGIVFWTMGDLSHADWEEICFAAPIIVVSSVFLITQAKNLNVMMLGDIHALDLGVDVKKTRLFVLILTTFIVAAAVSFVGIIGFIGLVIPHILRMLLGPDNRVIMPLSMVGGACFILICDYLSHIVAPLYGTLPIGVTTALIGAPIFIYLLISRKKEVGWN; from the coding sequence ATGATCATCGCCCTGACGGTCCTTGTGGCCGTGACGGTGGTCTGCGTCTTTCTCGATCTCTCCTGGGTCTCCGCCACCAAGAGCTACTCCTTCTCGGAGGTCTTCGACGCCCTCTTCGGCAACGCAAGCTGGTCCGCCAACAAGAACGTCCGCGAGGAGGGGCTCCCCAGGGTGACCATAGGGATCTTCGTGGGCGCCGGACTCGCCATATCCGGATGCGCGATGCAGGCTGTCTTCAAGAACCCCCTCGCATCGCCTTACATCCTCGGTCTGTCCTCCGGAGCGTCCGTCGGAGCCGCCGTCGGCATGCTCTTCGCCATCTCGTTCATACCCGTCGCCATACAAGTGCCAGCACTTGCATTCGTGACCTGCTTCGGCACCATGATGCTCGTGTACACCATGTCCCGCATCGGGGGGACCATCCGTACCGAGACCCTCATCCTCTCGGGGGTTGCGGTATCCTCCCTCCTGTCCGCCCTGGTCTCGTTCCTGACGTTCATCGCCGGGGATCAGCTCAGCGGAATCGTCTTCTGGACCATGGGCGACCTCAGCCACGCGGACTGGGAAGAGATCTGCTTTGCGGCACCCATCATCGTCGTGTCCTCGGTCTTCCTCATCACCCAGGCCAAGAACCTCAACGTGATGATGCTCGGGGACATCCACGCCCTCGATCTTGGGGTGGACGTGAAGAAGACCCGTCTCTTCGTCCTGATACTCACCACGTTCATCGTCGCCGCCGCGGTTTCCTTCGTCGGGATCATCGGATTCATAGGTCTGGTTATCCCGCATATCCTCCGCATGCTGCTGGGCCCGGACAACCGCGTCATCATGCCTCTCAGCATGGTCGGCGGTGCCTGCTTCATACTAATCTGCGACTATCTTTCACACATAGTCGCGCCCCTCTACGGAACCCTCCCGATCGGTGTCACCACCGCGCTCATCGGTGCCCCGATATTCATCTACCTGCTGATCAGCAGGAAGAAGGAGGTGGGCTGGAATTGA
- a CDS encoding L-aspartate 1-decarboxylase — protein MLRSKIHRATVTEARLDYEGSITIDADLLDGAGMWVGEKVTVVVIETGARFETYTLPGERGSGIIALNGAAARLASVGDKVIIMGYELTDDPIRAKVLLVDQHNRVAKELTY, from the coding sequence ATGCTCAGAAGCAAGATCCACAGGGCGACCGTGACGGAGGCAAGACTCGACTACGAGGGTTCCATCACCATCGACGCCGATCTCCTGGACGGGGCCGGCATGTGGGTGGGCGAGAAGGTCACCGTCGTCGTGATCGAGACCGGCGCGCGTTTTGAGACCTACACCCTTCCGGGAGAGCGCGGTTCGGGCATCATAGCGCTGAACGGTGCAGCGGCAAGGCTGGCTTCCGTGGGCGACAAGGTCATCATCATGGGGTACGAGCTCACCGACGACCCCATCAGGGCGAAGGTCCTCCTCGTAGACCAGCACAACAGGGTCGCCAAGGAGCTGACCTACTGA